The following are encoded in a window of Pseudomonas graminis genomic DNA:
- a CDS encoding PP0621 family protein: MIRLIMWIALIVAAIWFFKRLVKGPAPRPKPATPELDAAPMVRCAQCGVHVPRDRALSQNQQWYCTEAHRLQGPATRDR, translated from the coding sequence ATGATTCGCTTGATTATGTGGATCGCCCTGATCGTGGCGGCCATCTGGTTTTTCAAACGCCTGGTGAAAGGCCCTGCCCCACGCCCGAAACCCGCAACGCCGGAACTCGACGCTGCGCCCATGGTGCGGTGCGCGCAATGTGGCGTGCATGTCCCGCGCGATCGCGCGCTGAGCCAGAACCAGCAATGGTATTGCACAGAAGCACACCGTTTGCAGGGCCCCGCCACACGTGACCGCTGA
- the pgeF gene encoding peptidoglycan editing factor PgeF, whose amino-acid sequence MTNWLIPDWPAPAGVKACVTTRSGGVSAAPFDSFNLGDHVDDDPAAVAHNRSSLTSRLRIQPAWLKQVHGTDVVEATPAEVPVADAGWSQTPGVACTIMTADCLPALFCNKTGTQVAAAHAGWRGLAAGVLEATVDSFADAPSDILVWLGPAIGPQAFEVGTEVREAFMATHPETADAFVSGANDGKFMADIYQLARLRLAAHGVTAVYGGGLSTYDDERFFSYRRGARTGRFASLIWIEAR is encoded by the coding sequence GTGACGAACTGGCTGATTCCCGACTGGCCTGCGCCGGCGGGTGTCAAAGCGTGCGTCACGACGCGATCGGGCGGAGTCAGCGCGGCGCCGTTCGACAGCTTCAATCTGGGCGATCACGTTGACGACGATCCAGCAGCCGTTGCGCACAACCGTTCCTCACTGACCTCGCGCCTGCGCATTCAGCCTGCATGGCTGAAGCAGGTTCATGGCACCGACGTCGTCGAGGCCACGCCCGCAGAAGTGCCTGTGGCTGACGCCGGCTGGAGTCAAACCCCGGGCGTGGCCTGCACCATCATGACGGCCGATTGCCTGCCCGCACTGTTCTGCAATAAAACGGGCACTCAGGTTGCCGCTGCCCATGCGGGCTGGCGCGGTCTGGCGGCGGGTGTGCTTGAGGCGACGGTGGACAGTTTTGCCGATGCGCCCTCCGACATCCTTGTCTGGCTCGGCCCTGCCATTGGGCCCCAGGCATTTGAAGTGGGTACCGAGGTGCGAGAGGCCTTCATGGCGACGCACCCAGAGACAGCCGATGCATTCGTGTCGGGCGCCAACGACGGCAAGTTCATGGCTGACATCTACCAATTGGCGCGTCTGCGTCTCGCCGCTCATGGCGTCACAGCGGTGTATGGCGGCGGTCTCTCGACCTACGACGATGAGCGATTCTTCTCTTATCGCCGTGGCGCGCGCACCGGACGGTTCGCGTCTCTCATCTGGATAGAAGCCCGGTAG
- the rluD gene encoding 23S rRNA pseudouridine(1911/1915/1917) synthase RluD yields the protein MSEIIELRAEVPSELGGQRLDQVAAQLFAEHSRSRLSAWIKDGRLTVDGGVLRPRDIVHGGAVLLLKAEQEAQGEWIAQDIELDIVYEDDQILVINKPSGLVVHPAAGHADGTLLNALLHHVPDIINVPRAGIVHRLDKDTTGLMVVAKTIQAQTQLVTQLQNRSVSRIYECIVIGVVTAGGKINAPIGRHGQQRQRMAVMEGGKPAVSHYRVLERFRSHTHVRVKLETGRTHQIRVHMAHINFPLVGDPAYGGRFRIPPAANVNMVESLKHFPRQALHARFLELDHPTTGKRMSWESPLPDDFVWLLTLLKQDREAFIG from the coding sequence ATGTCTGAGATCATAGAACTCCGCGCAGAGGTGCCGTCCGAATTGGGCGGTCAACGCCTCGACCAAGTCGCCGCCCAACTATTCGCAGAGCACTCGCGCTCGCGCCTTTCCGCCTGGATCAAAGACGGTCGCCTGACGGTGGACGGTGGCGTTTTGCGCCCGCGTGACATCGTGCATGGTGGCGCCGTTCTGCTCCTCAAAGCCGAGCAGGAAGCCCAGGGCGAGTGGATCGCGCAGGACATCGAGCTCGATATCGTCTACGAAGACGACCAGATCCTGGTCATCAACAAGCCTTCCGGCCTGGTTGTACATCCGGCAGCCGGTCACGCCGATGGCACCCTGCTCAACGCCTTGCTGCACCACGTGCCGGACATCATCAATGTCCCGCGTGCCGGCATCGTGCATCGCCTGGACAAGGACACCACCGGTCTGATGGTCGTCGCCAAGACCATTCAGGCGCAGACCCAGCTGGTCACTCAACTGCAGAACCGCAGCGTCAGCCGCATCTATGAGTGCATCGTTATCGGGGTGGTGACTGCCGGCGGCAAGATCAACGCACCGATCGGTCGTCATGGTCAGCAGCGTCAGCGCATGGCTGTCATGGAAGGCGGCAAGCCAGCGGTCAGCCATTACCGGGTTCTGGAGCGTTTTCGTTCCCACACCCACGTGCGGGTCAAGCTGGAAACCGGGCGTACTCACCAGATTCGTGTGCACATGGCCCACATCAACTTCCCCCTGGTAGGCGATCCTGCCTACGGCGGTCGTTTCCGGATCCCGCCTGCGGCCAACGTGAACATGGTCGAATCGTTGAAACATTTCCCGCGTCAGGCGCTGCATGCGCGTTTCCTTGAACTGGATCATCCGACGACCGGTAAGCGCATGAGCTGGGAATCGCCGTTGCCGGACGACTTTGTCTGGCTGCTGACCCTGCTCAAGCAAGACCGTGAAGCCTTCATCGGATGA
- a CDS encoding outer membrane protein assembly factor BamD yields the protein MQVKHLLLIAILGLTVACSSKKEVIDENLSEVELYQQAQADLDNNSYNSATEKLKALESRYPFGRYADQAQLELIYANYKNGEPEAAKSAAERFIRLHPQHPNVDYAYYLKGLTSFDQDVGIIARFLPLDQTKRDPGAARDSYNEFAQLTSRYPNSRYAPDAKQRMIYLRNLLAAYEIHVADYYLTRQAYVAAANRGRYVVENFQETPSVGDGLAVMVEAYQRLHLDDLADTSLQVLKTNYPDHPQLVDGKFEARTAEADNRSWLSKATLGLIESRPPLPPGQTRANQDVIKQYQDAKEAIPADLLPENQSADEEKKNDDDDGTPKSRSIFSYMTFGLFD from the coding sequence ATGCAAGTGAAACACCTGCTGCTGATAGCCATCCTCGGACTTACTGTTGCCTGTTCTTCGAAGAAAGAAGTCATCGACGAAAACCTCAGTGAAGTCGAGCTGTACCAGCAGGCGCAGGCCGATCTGGACAACAATAGCTATAACAGCGCCACCGAGAAGCTCAAGGCGCTGGAGTCGCGTTATCCGTTCGGTCGCTACGCTGACCAGGCGCAACTCGAGCTGATCTACGCCAACTACAAGAATGGCGAGCCGGAAGCTGCCAAGTCGGCCGCCGAACGTTTCATTCGTCTGCACCCGCAACACCCGAACGTCGATTACGCCTATTACCTCAAGGGCCTGACCTCGTTCGACCAGGACGTCGGCATCATCGCCCGCTTCCTGCCGCTGGATCAGACCAAGCGTGACCCGGGCGCTGCTCGCGATTCGTATAACGAGTTCGCTCAGCTGACCAGCCGTTACCCGAACAGCCGCTACGCACCCGACGCCAAGCAGCGCATGATTTATCTGCGCAACCTGTTGGCGGCGTACGAGATTCACGTTGCCGACTACTACCTGACCCGTCAGGCCTACGTGGCAGCGGCCAACCGCGGTCGCTACGTTGTCGAAAACTTCCAGGAAACCCCATCGGTCGGTGACGGCCTGGCGGTAATGGTTGAGGCCTATCAGCGTCTGCACCTGGACGACCTGGCTGACACCAGCCTGCAAGTCCTGAAAACCAACTACCCGGATCACCCGCAACTGGTAGACGGCAAGTTCGAAGCGCGCACGGCCGAGGCCGACAACCGCTCGTGGCTGTCCAAGGCGACGCTGGGCCTGATCGAAAGCCGTCCGCCGCTGCCGCCAGGGCAAACCCGCGCCAACCAGGACGTGATCAAGCAGTACCAGGACGCCAAGGAAGCCATCCCTGCCGACCTGCTGCCTGAGAACCAGTCGGCTGACGAAGAGAAGAAAAACGATGACGACGACGGCACGCCGAAAAGCCGCTCGATCTTCAGCTACATGACCTTTGGCCTGTTTGACTGA
- a CDS encoding sensor histidine kinase, with protein MTADSLSLTTPQAQRILRLYHLYRLSIGVLLVLLISSSLDAELLELADIELFRIGCWLYLVFNILVVVLLERPSRQGQLFSLAMADTLMLAALFYAGGGAPSGIGNLIIASVAISNVLLRKRTGLLIAALSAIGIIYLTFYISYHKPSAANHFVQAGSLGALCFAAALLVQALARRLQLSEDIAERRAADVDNLEELNALILQRMRTGILVLDEDHKVLLANQSALNLLGHERLLGEIVDAYSPQLVERLAQWTTNPSMAPRSITTSAIGPVLRPGFIALARGSHRHTLVFLDDLSQISQQAQQLKLAALGRLTAGIAHEIRNPLGAISHAAQLLLESEELTAPDRRLSQIIHDQSRRMNLVIENVLQLSRRRQTEPHLLDLKGWIEDFVRNLRGDLMADQAVHLDIGPGVLSTQMDAEQLQQVMSNLVQNGLRYSGQLHEHAQVWLRLFQAPFSELPTLEVLDDGPGVAEEHLGKIFEPFFTTESKGTGLGLYLSRELCESNQASLNYTPREGGGSCMRITFAHPFKLS; from the coding sequence GTGACCGCTGACAGCCTGTCGCTGACCACGCCACAGGCCCAACGCATCCTGCGGCTGTATCACCTGTACCGTCTGAGCATCGGCGTCCTGCTGGTGCTGCTGATTTCCAGCAGCCTGGACGCCGAGTTGCTGGAACTGGCCGATATCGAGCTGTTCCGGATCGGCTGCTGGCTGTATCTGGTGTTCAACATCCTCGTGGTCGTGCTGCTTGAGCGCCCGAGCCGCCAGGGGCAACTGTTCTCCCTGGCCATGGCCGACACGCTGATGCTGGCCGCGCTGTTCTATGCCGGAGGCGGTGCACCGAGCGGTATTGGCAATTTGATCATTGCCTCCGTGGCGATCAGCAACGTGCTGCTGCGCAAGCGAACCGGGCTGCTGATTGCCGCGCTCTCAGCCATCGGCATCATTTATCTGACCTTCTACATCAGCTATCACAAGCCCTCCGCTGCCAATCATTTCGTGCAGGCCGGCTCCCTCGGTGCCCTGTGCTTCGCAGCAGCGCTGCTGGTTCAGGCCCTCGCACGACGCCTACAGCTCAGCGAAGACATCGCCGAACGTCGCGCCGCCGATGTCGATAATCTTGAAGAGCTCAACGCGCTGATCCTGCAACGCATGCGGACCGGCATATTGGTACTCGACGAAGATCACAAAGTGCTGCTCGCCAACCAGAGCGCGCTGAACCTGTTGGGCCACGAGCGCCTGCTCGGCGAAATCGTCGACGCCTACTCGCCGCAACTGGTCGAGCGCCTGGCTCAGTGGACGACCAACCCGTCCATGGCACCGCGCAGCATCACGACATCGGCCATCGGTCCGGTGCTGCGTCCGGGGTTCATCGCACTGGCGCGGGGCAGCCATCGCCACACCCTGGTGTTTCTCGATGACCTGTCCCAGATTTCCCAGCAGGCCCAACAGCTCAAACTCGCCGCGCTGGGCAGACTGACCGCTGGCATCGCCCACGAGATCCGCAACCCGCTGGGCGCCATCAGTCATGCCGCACAGCTGCTGTTGGAATCCGAGGAACTGACCGCGCCGGACCGTCGTCTCAGTCAAATCATTCACGATCAATCGCGGCGGATGAATCTGGTGATCGAGAACGTTCTGCAGCTGTCTCGTCGACGTCAGACCGAACCCCACCTGCTCGATCTCAAGGGGTGGATCGAGGACTTCGTCCGTAACCTGCGCGGTGACCTGATGGCTGATCAGGCCGTGCATCTGGATATCGGTCCGGGCGTGCTCAGTACGCAGATGGACGCGGAGCAGTTGCAGCAAGTGATGAGCAATCTGGTGCAAAACGGGCTGCGCTACAGCGGCCAGCTGCACGAACACGCCCAAGTGTGGCTAAGGTTGTTTCAAGCCCCGTTCAGCGAACTGCCGACGCTGGAAGTCCTCGACGACGGGCCGGGTGTTGCCGAAGAGCATCTCGGGAAAATCTTCGAGCCCTTCTTCACCACCGAAAGCAAAGGAACCGGGCTGGGCCTGTACCTTTCGCGCGAGCTGTGCGAAAGCAATCAGGCGAGCCTTAATTACACTCCACGGGAAGGTGGCGGTAGCTGCATGCGAATAACCTTCGCCCATCCGTTCAAGCTGAGCTGA